The following is a genomic window from Candidatus Nealsonbacteria bacterium CG07_land_8_20_14_0_80_39_13.
TCGGCCTCCTCTAATGTATCCCCCTGTGTATGACAACCCGGCAAAACTGGCGCAAAGGCAACATAACCGCCTTCAGGAGCGCTTTCATAAATAACCGAAAATGAAAAAAGCCTATTTTTTATATTTTTTTTGATCGTAGTCATAACGTAAGCGTATCACAAACCAAATAAAAAATAAACATGCAGAACGTTTGAGGCGAGTGACGTTGACGTGACATTGATGATGTTGACGTCAGACATCAACATCACATCAACATCAATAACATCAATAATCAGTGAAAATCAGCG
Proteins encoded in this region:
- a CDS encoding type II toxin-antitoxin system HicB family antitoxin produces the protein MTTIKKNIKNRLFSFSVIYESAPEGGYVAFAPVLPGCHTQGDTLEEAEENIKESISLYLESLIASKIMPPRESRILQGKVEVAI